In Scleropages formosus chromosome 10, fSclFor1.1, whole genome shotgun sequence, a single genomic region encodes these proteins:
- the LOC108928647 gene encoding centrosomal protein of 164 kDa-like isoform X1 yields the protein MDVPALRIGDQLILEENEDFIPTEKDVFDFAQEIGIDLIQEPELLWLAREGCKAPLPAEWKTCQDVTGDVYFFNFFTGESTWDHPCTEFYRQQVSRERERAKSCGTPGKKKERKTKKEKGKKDKEFTRAPVPLKATLQPLPPVQAMSDAPISPLHGSLSSSGNREFPKIQLRAPDSDLSSGVVDLRQDEYMSPSLPENKDQEDKTSVEENLRSTPYLLLDLDPMGGSLKSCEQEVEVEREKALRERLWSLQEDLRKLEKEEMERFRKEVERVRTLKQDPREEQMAEVRLKKDSDHRLKDEHESSPHEREAQQQALRDERGTMLQALKTEAEAEQATRKEELDNIKQLCIEVVKQETAKQLEALRSEMSRERKQLIFALQEERRRLLASHSSQLQELHTQLESKLQQTLQEQMLKEAELQEQELQLELRSKELKAQTEALHAEVEDLKKMKQELSNNVDGRKRDPETQRLMEEKLQLETKVELLQEQFDQLSHRVSDLERNENTRCSTERLEEGRGRRQEKEMWRDIKVVPPANNDKTQEMEDLEYLLSTSSLASPLGKDSNMENVHQYISTTGGVSLKTARCYLEREAINLRERQAAVQADRKTWIQDPVMWSTSQYLLRDLQKSSYTPFPMPFHQSLSHSLYSTDGEGERLEEKIDSIKKWLETYRKDPKRPLFPELWTPPPRE from the exons GGGATGTCTACTTCTTTAACTTCTTCACGGGTGAATCTACCTGGGACCATCCCTGCACAGAGTTCTACCGCCAGCAGGTAAGCCGGGAGCGAGAGCGTGCCAAGTCCTGTGGCACTCCTGGCaagaaaaaggagaggaagactAAAAAGGAGAAGGGGAAGAAGGACAAGGAGTTCACAAGGGCCCCCGTG CCCCTAAAGGCTACACTGCAACCCCTTCCCCCAGTGCAAGCCATGTCAGATGCTCCTATCTCCCCTCTCCATGGTTCGCTCAGCAGCTCCGGGAATCGGGAGTTTCCCAAGATACAGCTGAGG GCTCCTGACTCTGATTTGAGCTCCGGTGTGGTGGATCTGAGGCAGGATGAGTACATGTCTCCTTCATTACCTGAGAACAAGGATCAGGAGGATAAGACTTCAGTGGAAGAG AACCTGAGGAGCACCCCATACCTGTTACTAGACCTGGACCCAATGGGAGGAAGTTTAAAGTCATGTGAG caggaggtggaggtggaaaGAGAGAAGGCTTTGCGGGAGAGGCTGTGGTCCCTGCAGGAAGACCTGAGGAaactggagaaggaggagatggagaggTTCAGAAAGGAGGTGGAGAGAGTCAG GACTCTGAAGCAGGATCCTCGAGAGGAGCAGATGGCAGAAGTGAGGCTGAAGAAAGACTCTGACCACAGGTTGAAAGATGAACATGAGTCCTCTCCACATGAGAGGGAGGCCCAGCAGCAAGCTCTCCG AGATGAGAGGGGTACCATGCTGCAGGCACTAAAGACAGAAGCAGAGGCAGAACAGGCAACAAGAAAGGAGGAGTTGGACAATATAAAACAGTTGTGCATAGAGGTCGTAAAGCAGGAGACCGCTAAGCAGCTGGAGGCTCTCAGATCAGAG ATGAGCCGAGAGAGGAAACAGctcatctttgctctgcaggaagagaggaggaggctgCTGGCTTCTCACAGCTCCCAGTTGCAGGAGCTCCACACACAGCTGGAATCAAAGCTGCAGCAGACTCTCCAGGAACAGATGCTGAAG GAAGCTGAGCTTCAGGAGCAGGAGTTGCAACTGGAACTCAGATCCAAGGAGCTCAAGGCACAGACTGAAGCACTGCATGCTGAG GTGGAAGACTTGAAGAAGATGAAACAAGAGCTCAGTAATAATGTTGATGGGAGAAAAAGAG ACCCAGAGACCCAAAGGCTTATGGAAGAGAAACTCCAGCTAGAGACAAAAGTGGAACTCTTACAGGAGCAGTTTGACCAGCTGAGTCACAGGGTCAG tgatctggaaagaaatgaaaacacaaggtGTTCTACTGAGAGGTTGGAGGAGGGCAGAGGGAGGAGGCAGGAAAAGGAAATGTGGAGGGACATAAAGGTGGTGCCCCCTGCTAATAACGACAAGACTCAGGAAATGGAGGACCTGGAGTACTTGCTTTCTACCTCTTCTCTTGCTTCTCCTCTGGGCAAGGACAGCAACATGGAAAA TGTTCATCAGTACATCAGTACAACAGGGGGGGTGTCCCTAAAGACAGCTCGTTGCTACTTGGAGAGGGAGGCTATTAACCTCAGGGAGAGACAAGCAGCAGTGCAGGCTGACAGGAAGACATGGATTCAAGACCCTGTCATGTGGTCCACATCTCAGTACTTACTCAGGGACCTCCAGAAG TCCTCCTACACCCCCTTCCCTATGCCTTTCCACCAATCCCTCTCGCACAGCCTTTATTCAACAGATGGAGAAGGTGAGCGTCTTGAAGAAAAAATTGATAGCATAAAGAAGTGGCTGGAGACCTACAGGAAAGACCCCAAAAG GCCTCTGTTCCCTGAATTGTGGACCCCTCCACCAAGAGAATAA
- the LOC108928647 gene encoding centrosomal protein of 164 kDa-like isoform X2 has product MDVPALRIGDQLILEENEDFIPTEKDVFDFAQEIGIDLIQEPELLWLAREGCKAPLPAEWKTCQDVTGDVYFFNFFTGESTWDHPCTEFYRQQVSRERERAKSCGTPGKKKERKTKKEKGKKDKEFTRAPVPLKATLQPLPPVQAMSDAPISPLHGSLSSSGNREFPKIQLRAPDSDLSSGVVDLRQDEYMSPSLPENKDQEDKTSVEENLRSTPYLLLDLDPMGGSLKSCEEVEVEREKALRERLWSLQEDLRKLEKEEMERFRKEVERVRTLKQDPREEQMAEVRLKKDSDHRLKDEHESSPHEREAQQQALRDERGTMLQALKTEAEAEQATRKEELDNIKQLCIEVVKQETAKQLEALRSEMSRERKQLIFALQEERRRLLASHSSQLQELHTQLESKLQQTLQEQMLKEAELQEQELQLELRSKELKAQTEALHAEVEDLKKMKQELSNNVDGRKRDPETQRLMEEKLQLETKVELLQEQFDQLSHRVSDLERNENTRCSTERLEEGRGRRQEKEMWRDIKVVPPANNDKTQEMEDLEYLLSTSSLASPLGKDSNMENVHQYISTTGGVSLKTARCYLEREAINLRERQAAVQADRKTWIQDPVMWSTSQYLLRDLQKSSYTPFPMPFHQSLSHSLYSTDGEGERLEEKIDSIKKWLETYRKDPKRPLFPELWTPPPRE; this is encoded by the exons GGGATGTCTACTTCTTTAACTTCTTCACGGGTGAATCTACCTGGGACCATCCCTGCACAGAGTTCTACCGCCAGCAGGTAAGCCGGGAGCGAGAGCGTGCCAAGTCCTGTGGCACTCCTGGCaagaaaaaggagaggaagactAAAAAGGAGAAGGGGAAGAAGGACAAGGAGTTCACAAGGGCCCCCGTG CCCCTAAAGGCTACACTGCAACCCCTTCCCCCAGTGCAAGCCATGTCAGATGCTCCTATCTCCCCTCTCCATGGTTCGCTCAGCAGCTCCGGGAATCGGGAGTTTCCCAAGATACAGCTGAGG GCTCCTGACTCTGATTTGAGCTCCGGTGTGGTGGATCTGAGGCAGGATGAGTACATGTCTCCTTCATTACCTGAGAACAAGGATCAGGAGGATAAGACTTCAGTGGAAGAG AACCTGAGGAGCACCCCATACCTGTTACTAGACCTGGACCCAATGGGAGGAAGTTTAAAGTCATGTGAG gaggtggaggtggaaaGAGAGAAGGCTTTGCGGGAGAGGCTGTGGTCCCTGCAGGAAGACCTGAGGAaactggagaaggaggagatggagaggTTCAGAAAGGAGGTGGAGAGAGTCAG GACTCTGAAGCAGGATCCTCGAGAGGAGCAGATGGCAGAAGTGAGGCTGAAGAAAGACTCTGACCACAGGTTGAAAGATGAACATGAGTCCTCTCCACATGAGAGGGAGGCCCAGCAGCAAGCTCTCCG AGATGAGAGGGGTACCATGCTGCAGGCACTAAAGACAGAAGCAGAGGCAGAACAGGCAACAAGAAAGGAGGAGTTGGACAATATAAAACAGTTGTGCATAGAGGTCGTAAAGCAGGAGACCGCTAAGCAGCTGGAGGCTCTCAGATCAGAG ATGAGCCGAGAGAGGAAACAGctcatctttgctctgcaggaagagaggaggaggctgCTGGCTTCTCACAGCTCCCAGTTGCAGGAGCTCCACACACAGCTGGAATCAAAGCTGCAGCAGACTCTCCAGGAACAGATGCTGAAG GAAGCTGAGCTTCAGGAGCAGGAGTTGCAACTGGAACTCAGATCCAAGGAGCTCAAGGCACAGACTGAAGCACTGCATGCTGAG GTGGAAGACTTGAAGAAGATGAAACAAGAGCTCAGTAATAATGTTGATGGGAGAAAAAGAG ACCCAGAGACCCAAAGGCTTATGGAAGAGAAACTCCAGCTAGAGACAAAAGTGGAACTCTTACAGGAGCAGTTTGACCAGCTGAGTCACAGGGTCAG tgatctggaaagaaatgaaaacacaaggtGTTCTACTGAGAGGTTGGAGGAGGGCAGAGGGAGGAGGCAGGAAAAGGAAATGTGGAGGGACATAAAGGTGGTGCCCCCTGCTAATAACGACAAGACTCAGGAAATGGAGGACCTGGAGTACTTGCTTTCTACCTCTTCTCTTGCTTCTCCTCTGGGCAAGGACAGCAACATGGAAAA TGTTCATCAGTACATCAGTACAACAGGGGGGGTGTCCCTAAAGACAGCTCGTTGCTACTTGGAGAGGGAGGCTATTAACCTCAGGGAGAGACAAGCAGCAGTGCAGGCTGACAGGAAGACATGGATTCAAGACCCTGTCATGTGGTCCACATCTCAGTACTTACTCAGGGACCTCCAGAAG TCCTCCTACACCCCCTTCCCTATGCCTTTCCACCAATCCCTCTCGCACAGCCTTTATTCAACAGATGGAGAAGGTGAGCGTCTTGAAGAAAAAATTGATAGCATAAAGAAGTGGCTGGAGACCTACAGGAAAGACCCCAAAAG GCCTCTGTTCCCTGAATTGTGGACCCCTCCACCAAGAGAATAA
- the LOC108928797 gene encoding porphobilinogen deaminase-like produces the protein MSQEAHGQEGNGKVSRVIRIGTRKSQLARIQTDSVAEKLKKLYPDVLLEIVAMSTTGDKILDTALSKIGEKSLFTKELENALERNEVDLVVHSLKDLPTVLPLGFTIGAVLERECPFDAVVLHLKNTGKCLDTLPEKSIIGTSSLRRAAQLKKRFPHLEFKDIRGNLNTRLKKLDEKEDFSAIILAAAGLTRMGWENRISQVLNPDDCMYAVGQGALAVEVRVRDKDILEMVSVLHHPDTVLRCIAERAFLRHLEGGCSVPVAVHTEVKDSQLYLTGAVYSLDGSDSLKETMQTSILPGNQVEEGVDEGAQRVGVTASNVPRASQDAAEKLGVDLAQLLLSKGAKEILTVARQLNDAR, from the exons ATGTCGCAAGAAGCTCATGGACAG GAGGGGAATGGAAAGGTTAGCAGGGTCATTCGAATTGGAACCAGAAAAAGCCAG cttGCTCGTATCCAAACAGACAGTGTggctgaaaagctgaagaagcTTTATCCAGATGTCCTCCTTGAAATTG TTGCCATGTCAACAACTGGAGATAAAATCCTGGACACAGCATTATCAAAA attggagaaaagagtctttTTACCAAAGAGCTGGAGAATGCTCTGGAGAGGAATGA GGTAGATCTGGTAGTGCATTCCTTGAAGGACTTGCCCACTGTGCTTCCCCTTGGCTTCACCATAGGAGCTGTGCTTGA acGAGAGTGCCCTTTTGATGCTGTAGTTCTGCACCTTAAGAATACAGGAAAGTGCCTTGACACTTTGCCAGAAAAGAG tattattgGTACCAGTTCACTTCGCCGTGCAGCTCAGTTGAAGAAAAGATTTCCTCACCTGGAGTTCAAAGATATT CGGGGCAACCTCAACACTCGCCTGAAGAAACTGGATGAGAAGGAAGACTTCTCTGCCATCATACTGGCGGCAGCTGGGCTGACTCGTATGGGTTGGGAGAATCGTATCAGCCAG GTCTTGAACCCAGATGACTGTATGTATGCCGTTGGGCAG GGTGCCCTAGCGGTGGAGGTTAGGGTAAGGGACAAAGACATCCTGGAGATGGTCTCCGTGCTGCACCACCCGGACACTGTATTACGCTGCATAGCCGAGAGAGCATTCCTCAGACACCTG GAAGGGGGCTGTAGTGTGCCAGTTGCTGTTCACACAGAAGTTAAGGACTCCCAG TTGTATCTGACAGGTGCAGTCTACAGCCTGGATGGTTCTGACAGCCTCAAGGAGACCATGCAGACCAGTATCTTGCCAGGAAACCAG GTGGAGGAAGGAGTGGATGAGGGTGCCCAGCGTGTGGGAGTTACAGCCAGCAATGTGCCAAGGGCCTCCCAGGATGCTGCTGAGAAGCTGGGTGTAGATCTAGCTCAGCTGCTCCTTAGCAAGGGGGCCAAGGAAATCCTGACAGTGGCCCGGCAGCTCAATGATGCTCGCTAG
- the LOC108928798 gene encoding histone H2AX-like translates to MSGRGKTGGKARAKAKSRSSRAGLQFPVGRVHRLLRKGNYAERVGAGAPVYLAAVLEYLTAEILELAGNAARDNKKTRIIPRHLQLAVRNDEELNKLLGGVTIAQGGVLPNIQAVLLPKKTGQAAPSAGKGVKKSSQQSQEY, encoded by the coding sequence ATGTCAGGAAGGGGTAAAACCGGAGGGAAGGCTCGCGCCAAGGCCAAGTCCCGCAGCTCCAGAGCTGGATTGCAGTTCCCCGTGGGCCGCGTTCACAGACTGCTGAGGAAAGGCAACTATGCAGAACGTGTGGGCGCCGGTGCTCCGGTGTACCTGGCCGCTGTGCTCGAGTACCTCACGGCAGAGATCCTAGAGCTGGCGGGCAACGCGGCTCGCGACAACAAGAAGACCCGCATCATCCCGCGTCATCTGCAGCTGGCGGTCCGCAACGACGAGGAGCTCAACAAGCTACTGGGCGGAGTGACCATCGCCCAGGGCGGCGTGCTGCCCAACATCCAGGCCGTGCTGCTGCCCAAGAAGACGGGCCAGGCGGCCCCCAGTGCGGGGAAGGGGGTTAAGAAGTCTTCGCAGCAGTCCCAAGAGTATTGA
- the LOC108928708 gene encoding phospholipid transfer protein C2CD2L-like isoform X1 — MAAEATEGISWMLFVIIFLISLLTVLGWAVQYGLENRGHARIPWSLAGCSTTAWELRLSPLRLFWDSFLKRRFGGEEGAERAHVGLKDLLSSLLSFGSFRESCRQAWIRALNEQACRHGSSIQINFEECLQFPASASIDCITYAHQSPHSMELHCICTADRVTFPVTVTQQSPAAVSVNTYQVTIAPLQAKMKVYLEEVEEEGLLASWTFSQHPLLCLSVSSRRVQQEWAEEEVDVNVVEELVKNAIVNTQPAVILRLKTSLPSPALLFLEADNNPHGHQDTNSSAPNQMEDHGTGCRVKPQMEMGHSLGGTKGPHEDIHPNCKGESLHSSGRDDEAGTAVKQLNESISKAVNRTPTRESALKAPGDENCSTLLSGAFGVMDISLPGKPMQGATCQDLGESALPPALDSAWDTGSTGALETHSLKDHKGGFLRSGTRLLLRRKARPKDSNLSRSHEDVADTGSGCSPRRRSSSFSRRLIKRFSLRSRSGGKAGASGGPASATN, encoded by the exons ATGGCCGCGGAGGCAACCGAAGGCATCAGCTGGATGCTTTTTGTCATAATTTTTCTCATCTCCTTGCTGACTGTTCTTGGATGGGCAGTGCAGTATGGTCTGGAGAACCGAGGACATGCTCGGATTCCCTGGTCTCTAGCTGGGTGCTCGACCACCGCCTGGGAGCTGCGGCTTTCCCCGCTGCGCTTGTTCTGGGACTCTTTCCTGAAGAGGCGCTTCGGAGGGGAAGAGGGAGCCGAGCGCGCACACGTCGGACTGAAAGACCTGCTTTCATCCCTGCTCTCCTTCGGCTCCTTCAGGGAGAGCTGTCGGCAAGCCTGGATTCGAGCTCTCAATGAGCAAGCCTGCAGACACGGG AGTTCAATACAAATAAACTTTGAAGAGTGCCTACAATTTCCAGCCTCAGCTTCTATTGATTGCATAACCTATGCTCACCAATCACCACATAGCATG GAATTACATTGCATCTGTACTGCTGACAGAGTGACGTTTCCTGTGACTGTCACCCAGCAGTCACCTGCAGCAGTTTCTGTAAACACATACCAGGTTACCATAGCACCACTACAGGCAAAG ATGAAAGTTTATTTGGAGGAGGTTGAGGAAGAAGGTCTTCTTGCATCCTGGACTTTTTCTCAACACCCTCTTTTGTGCCTGTCCGTGTCATCACGGAGAGTCCAGCAAGAG TGGGCTGAAGAGGAGGTTGATGTGAATGTGGTGGAAGAGTTAGTGAAGAATGCTATTGTGAACACCCAGCCAGCTGTAATCCTCCGCCTGAAGACCTCTTTACCCAGCCCTGCA CTGCTGTTCCTGGAGGCAGACAACAACCCCCATGGTCACCAGGATACCAACTCATCTGCTCCCAACCAAATGGAAGACCACGGTACTGGCTGCAGAGTAAAGCCACAAATGGAAATGGGCCACAGTCTAG GTGGTACAAAAGGTCCCCATGAAGATATACATCCCAACTGCAAGG GGGAAAGCCTTCACTCCAGTGGCAGGGACGATGAAGCTGGCACAGCTGTTAAGCAGTTGAATGAGTCCATCAGCAAAGCAGTAAACAGGACGCCAACCAGGGAGAGTGCTCTTAAG GCCCCAGGGGATGAGAATTGTTCCACACTGTTGAGTGGTGCATTTGGAGTCATGGACATCTCATTGCCagggaaacccatgcagggGGCTACCTGCCAGGATCTGGGGGAGTCTGCGCTACCTCCTGCACTTGATTCGGCATGGGACACAGGCTCCACGGGAGCCCTGGAGACCCACAGTCTGAAGGACCACAAAG GGGGGTTTCTTCGTAGTGGCACGAGGCTGCTTCTTCGGAGGAAGGCTCGGCCGAAGGACTCCAATCTCAGTAGATCCCATGAGGACGTTGCTGACACTGGGAGTGGATGCTCACCACGCAGAAGGTCCAGCAGCTTCTCCCGCCGCCTCATCAAACGCTTTTCGCTTCGTTCCAGATCCGGGGGCAAGGCTGGCGCCAGTGGAGGGCCAGCCTCAGCGACAAATTGA
- the LOC108928708 gene encoding phospholipid transfer protein C2CD2L-like isoform X2: protein MGKLQYGLENRGHARIPWSLAGCSTTAWELRLSPLRLFWDSFLKRRFGGEEGAERAHVGLKDLLSSLLSFGSFRESCRQAWIRALNEQACRHGSSIQINFEECLQFPASASIDCITYAHQSPHSMELHCICTADRVTFPVTVTQQSPAAVSVNTYQVTIAPLQAKMKVYLEEVEEEGLLASWTFSQHPLLCLSVSSRRVQQEWAEEEVDVNVVEELVKNAIVNTQPAVILRLKTSLPSPALLFLEADNNPHGHQDTNSSAPNQMEDHGTGCRVKPQMEMGHSLGGTKGPHEDIHPNCKGESLHSSGRDDEAGTAVKQLNESISKAVNRTPTRESALKAPGDENCSTLLSGAFGVMDISLPGKPMQGATCQDLGESALPPALDSAWDTGSTGALETHSLKDHKGGFLRSGTRLLLRRKARPKDSNLSRSHEDVADTGSGCSPRRRSSSFSRRLIKRFSLRSRSGGKAGASGGPASATN, encoded by the exons ATGGGGAAAC TGCAGTATGGTCTGGAGAACCGAGGACATGCTCGGATTCCCTGGTCTCTAGCTGGGTGCTCGACCACCGCCTGGGAGCTGCGGCTTTCCCCGCTGCGCTTGTTCTGGGACTCTTTCCTGAAGAGGCGCTTCGGAGGGGAAGAGGGAGCCGAGCGCGCACACGTCGGACTGAAAGACCTGCTTTCATCCCTGCTCTCCTTCGGCTCCTTCAGGGAGAGCTGTCGGCAAGCCTGGATTCGAGCTCTCAATGAGCAAGCCTGCAGACACGGG AGTTCAATACAAATAAACTTTGAAGAGTGCCTACAATTTCCAGCCTCAGCTTCTATTGATTGCATAACCTATGCTCACCAATCACCACATAGCATG GAATTACATTGCATCTGTACTGCTGACAGAGTGACGTTTCCTGTGACTGTCACCCAGCAGTCACCTGCAGCAGTTTCTGTAAACACATACCAGGTTACCATAGCACCACTACAGGCAAAG ATGAAAGTTTATTTGGAGGAGGTTGAGGAAGAAGGTCTTCTTGCATCCTGGACTTTTTCTCAACACCCTCTTTTGTGCCTGTCCGTGTCATCACGGAGAGTCCAGCAAGAG TGGGCTGAAGAGGAGGTTGATGTGAATGTGGTGGAAGAGTTAGTGAAGAATGCTATTGTGAACACCCAGCCAGCTGTAATCCTCCGCCTGAAGACCTCTTTACCCAGCCCTGCA CTGCTGTTCCTGGAGGCAGACAACAACCCCCATGGTCACCAGGATACCAACTCATCTGCTCCCAACCAAATGGAAGACCACGGTACTGGCTGCAGAGTAAAGCCACAAATGGAAATGGGCCACAGTCTAG GTGGTACAAAAGGTCCCCATGAAGATATACATCCCAACTGCAAGG GGGAAAGCCTTCACTCCAGTGGCAGGGACGATGAAGCTGGCACAGCTGTTAAGCAGTTGAATGAGTCCATCAGCAAAGCAGTAAACAGGACGCCAACCAGGGAGAGTGCTCTTAAG GCCCCAGGGGATGAGAATTGTTCCACACTGTTGAGTGGTGCATTTGGAGTCATGGACATCTCATTGCCagggaaacccatgcagggGGCTACCTGCCAGGATCTGGGGGAGTCTGCGCTACCTCCTGCACTTGATTCGGCATGGGACACAGGCTCCACGGGAGCCCTGGAGACCCACAGTCTGAAGGACCACAAAG GGGGGTTTCTTCGTAGTGGCACGAGGCTGCTTCTTCGGAGGAAGGCTCGGCCGAAGGACTCCAATCTCAGTAGATCCCATGAGGACGTTGCTGACACTGGGAGTGGATGCTCACCACGCAGAAGGTCCAGCAGCTTCTCCCGCCGCCTCATCAAACGCTTTTCGCTTCGTTCCAGATCCGGGGGCAAGGCTGGCGCCAGTGGAGGGCCAGCCTCAGCGACAAATTGA
- the dpagt1 gene encoding UDP-N-acetylglucosamine--dolichyl-phosphate N-acetylglucosaminephosphotransferase isoform X1 yields the protein MKMKMKVSPLPLFPLLINVCLSAVGCVATLKLIPAFKEHFISARLYGMDLNKTKKTEIPESQGVISGTVFLIILFCFIPVPFLSCFMGEKCQGFPHDEFVQLIGALLAICCMIFLGFADDVLNLRWRHKLLLPTVASLPLLMVYFTNFGNTLIVVPKPFRGLLGMHLDLGILYYVYMGMLAVFCTNAINILAGINGIESGQALFISSSIIIFNLLELSGDFRDDHIFSLYFMIPFFFTTLALFYHNWYPSSVFVGDTFCYFAGMTFAVVGILGHFSKTMLLFFIPQVLNFLYSLPQLFHIVPCPRHRLPRLNPETGKLGMSYSKFKRKDLSKLGDLILKVAEMLRLVEVNRGMEGDGEFIECNNMTLINLVLKVLGPIHERSLTAIMLLIQVLGSVVAFGIRYHLVRLFYDV from the exons atgaagatgaagatgaaggtgTCTCCGCTGCCTCTGTTCCCTCTCCTCATCAACGTGTGTCTGTCAGCCGTGGGCTGCGTGGCCACGCTCAAACTCATTCCGGCTTTCAAAGAGCATTTCATTTCGGCCCGACTCTACGGCATGGACCTGAACAAAACCAAGAAGACGGAGAT CCCAGAATCTCAAGGAGTCATCAGTGGGACAGTGTTCCTCATCATACTCTTCTGCTTCATTCCGGTGCCCTTCCTCAGCTGTTTCATGGGGGAAAAGTGCCAGGGTTTCCCTCATGATGAG TTTGTGCAGCTGATTGGGGCCCTCTTGGCGATCTGCTGCATGATCTTTTTGGGCTTTGCCGACGACGTGCTGAACCTACGATGGCGTCACAAGTTGCTCCTGCCCACTGTAGCTTCACTGCCGCTGCTCATGGTCTACTTCACCAACTTTGGCAACACTCTCATTGTGGTGCCCAAGCCCTTCCGTGGCCTTTTGGGAATGCACCTTGACTTGG GAATACTGTACTATGTGTACATGGGCATGCTGGCTGTGTTCTGCACTAACGCCATCAATATTTTGGCTGGCATCAACGGGATAGAGTCTGGACAAGCTCTCTTCATCTCAAGCtccatcatcatcttcaatctGCTGGAGCTCAGTG GAGATTTCAGAGATGACCACATTTTCTCCCTATACTTTATGATTCCTTTCTTCTTCACCACTCTGGCCCTATTCTACCATAACTG GTACCCATCATCCGTGTTTGTGGGTGACACGTTCTGCTACTTTGCGGGGATGACCTTCGCCGTGGTGGGGATTCTAGGTCACTTCAGCAAGACCATGCTGCTCTTCTTCATTCCTCAGGTGCTCAACTTCCTGTATTCGTTGCCCCAACTCTTCCACATTGTACCCTGCCCCCGGCACCGCCTTCCCAG ACTAAATCCTGAAACCGGGAAGCTGGGAATGAGctattcaaaattcaaaagaaaGGACCTCTCTAAACTGGGAGACCTGATTCTAAAG GTGGCAGAGATGTTGAGGCTTGTGGAGGTGAacagagggatggagggagatGGAGAATTCATAGAATGCAACAACATGACCCTCATCAACTTGGTGCTCAAAGTTCTGGGGCCCATACACGAAAGAAGCCTGACAGCTATCATGTTGCTTATACAG GTGcttgggagtgtggtggcattTGGGATCCGCTATCATCTGGTGCGCCTCTTCTATGATGTGTAG
- the dpagt1 gene encoding UDP-N-acetylglucosamine--dolichyl-phosphate N-acetylglucosaminephosphotransferase isoform X2 produces MKMKMKVSPLPLFPLLINVCLSAVGCVATLKLIPAFKEHFISARLYGMDLNKTKKTEIPESQGVISGTVFLIILFCFIPVPFLSCFMGEKCQGFPHDEFVQLIGALLAICCMIFLGFADDVLNLRWRHKLLLPTVASLPLLMVYFTNFGNTLIVVPKPFRGLLGMHLDLGILYYVYMGMLAVFCTNAINILAGINGIESGQALFISSSIIIFNLLELSGDFRDDHIFSLYFMIPFFFTTLALFYHNWYPSSVFVGDTFCYFAGMTFAVVGILGHFSKTMLLFFIPQVLNFLYSLPQLFHIVPCPRHRLPRLNPETGKLGMSYSKFKRKDLSKLGDLILK; encoded by the exons atgaagatgaagatgaaggtgTCTCCGCTGCCTCTGTTCCCTCTCCTCATCAACGTGTGTCTGTCAGCCGTGGGCTGCGTGGCCACGCTCAAACTCATTCCGGCTTTCAAAGAGCATTTCATTTCGGCCCGACTCTACGGCATGGACCTGAACAAAACCAAGAAGACGGAGAT CCCAGAATCTCAAGGAGTCATCAGTGGGACAGTGTTCCTCATCATACTCTTCTGCTTCATTCCGGTGCCCTTCCTCAGCTGTTTCATGGGGGAAAAGTGCCAGGGTTTCCCTCATGATGAG TTTGTGCAGCTGATTGGGGCCCTCTTGGCGATCTGCTGCATGATCTTTTTGGGCTTTGCCGACGACGTGCTGAACCTACGATGGCGTCACAAGTTGCTCCTGCCCACTGTAGCTTCACTGCCGCTGCTCATGGTCTACTTCACCAACTTTGGCAACACTCTCATTGTGGTGCCCAAGCCCTTCCGTGGCCTTTTGGGAATGCACCTTGACTTGG GAATACTGTACTATGTGTACATGGGCATGCTGGCTGTGTTCTGCACTAACGCCATCAATATTTTGGCTGGCATCAACGGGATAGAGTCTGGACAAGCTCTCTTCATCTCAAGCtccatcatcatcttcaatctGCTGGAGCTCAGTG GAGATTTCAGAGATGACCACATTTTCTCCCTATACTTTATGATTCCTTTCTTCTTCACCACTCTGGCCCTATTCTACCATAACTG GTACCCATCATCCGTGTTTGTGGGTGACACGTTCTGCTACTTTGCGGGGATGACCTTCGCCGTGGTGGGGATTCTAGGTCACTTCAGCAAGACCATGCTGCTCTTCTTCATTCCTCAGGTGCTCAACTTCCTGTATTCGTTGCCCCAACTCTTCCACATTGTACCCTGCCCCCGGCACCGCCTTCCCAG ACTAAATCCTGAAACCGGGAAGCTGGGAATGAGctattcaaaattcaaaagaaaGGACCTCTCTAAACTGGGAGACCTGATTCTAAAG TAG